From the Clostridium cagae genome, the window TTCCTGCCTCATCATATATAAACACGTCATCTGAATACTTTTCTCCAAGTACTGATGCACTAGCAGAAACTCCACAAGTAATAATAAATAACATTGTTAATAGTATACAACAAACTAATTTTAATTTTTTAAATATCTTCACCTTTCAACCCCCTAAAAATAAAATCATTATACATTGAATATTTTACCATAATAGTATATCATTTATCACCCAGTTAAACTGAATACCGTAGTTAAGAGTCAACCACTATTTTCCATTGATTAATTATATCATATTTTCCAAATATCATATTATTTTAGTTTTTAAAAATCTACCTGGACCTTTCTTTATATTAATAATAGACTTATAAAAATTTAAATATATATTTATATATGTCATATATATTTGACATAAAATAATTTTTATAATGGAGGTGATTATATGGGACGAAATATTCCTATAAAAGTTGCTCGTGCTCAACTTGATATGACACAAAAACAACTTGCTGAAAAAGTTGGAATTTCCAGGCAAACAATGAATGCTATTGAACAGGGCGATTATAATCCAACGATTAAGCTATGCCGAGCCATTTGCAGAGCATTGGAAAAAGGACTAGATGATTTATTTTGGGAGGAAGAAAATGATGAATAAAAGAAAAAATAAATTGGATGAAATGCAAGAACAAAAACTTTTAAAAATTGAACGAAATGGCATGTGGGTTGCATTTTGGGGACTTTTTGCCACTATCCTCATTCAATCATCAATGGGTAAAGGAGATACTATAGGTGAGTCCATTGTATTCATATGCCTTGCTGTATATACTGTTGTAGCATGCTTGAAAAATGGAATTTGGGATAGAAAATTAGAACCAAACATAAAAACTAATATAATTGTCAGTTCAATATCAGGTGTTTTATGTGGTGTGACGTTTTTTATATCTTCATATTTGAAATATGAAAAATTACTAGGTTCAATCGCTACAGGAATAATTATGTTAGTTCAAGTTTTTGCTTTAGCATTTGTTGTATTAACTGTATTTTCATCAATCTATAAAAAAAGAGTCAAAAAGATTGAAGAGAGTTGTGAAACAAAGTCTGATGATGCTAATTAAAAAAAACATAAAAGGACGGTAATTAAATTCCCTCCTTTTATGTTTTTTAATTATATTTATCTGCCTTATTATTAATAGTAGTATCAATCATTTCTTCTATCTTGTCCATATCACTTAATGCAAGATTTCTATAATACACTCTATGCCTTACCTTCCCTGTTTATAAAGTTTTTGCAAATTTAAATTAAAATCTATCTCATCATTTTGAGTGCTTGTTCCAGAGGAATACATTCTGCATATCTACCATTCCAAATAAATTCGTTATAATATCTGTATGTTTGCTCTGCTGACATAAACTTATTTTCAACTGTTGTATTTGAATAAGCTGGAATTATCATGTGAAATCCATGTTCAAATCCACACTTTATAGTAGCATCAATACAATAATCTGTTTGAAGTCCTACAATAATTATATCCTTTTCGCCTTTACTTATTAAATATTCTAATAAACCAGTATCTTTAAAAGCACTATTTACTTTTTTATCAAATATTTTCTCCTCTTTATAGGGTATGAATTTTTCATATATTTCAAAACCTTCAGTTCCTTTTGTTAATTCATTTTCAGCACCATCATCATGGCGTACATATATTATTTCTATATTATTTTGCCTCGCTGTAGCAATTATTTTTTCTACATTTGACACAAATTTATTGAATTTATATAAATTTTCATTTGTTATTAATTTCTGTGTATCAACAACTAATAAAACCATTTATTTATCCCCCTTACAAATTAGACTTCATCACATTTGTGTTATTCTCATAATTGAATCCAATATCTTTGTTTTACATTACCACCTTCAGCAATTTCATTTTCTAATATTCCACCATTCTTAATTATAGTATTAGCTGATGCAATATTACTTTTAAAACAAGTAATTAAAACTTTTGATAGCCCCTTCGTCTTACATTCTTCCAATGCTAAATATAACATTTCAGTTGCATATCCTTTTTTTCGTTCACTAGGTCTAATTCCATAACCAATATTTCCACCATATTTTAATAAATATTCATTCAAGTAATGTCTAATATCAATTGCTCCTATCAAGTATTTTGAATTATCATCAACTAAAAAATATATATCAGAAGGAACAATTCCATCAGGTAAATCAATTCCTTTTGAATTCTTATAAGCTTCAATTAAAAATTCCTCAAAAGTATTTGCATGACCTTTCATTGCTAAAGGAATTAATTTTTCTCCATTCTCTTCAAACTCACTAATCAAACTTTCCCACTCAGTTTTATAACTACTTGTTAATGTAATAAGTTTCAATTTAATACACCCCCTGATGTAAATAATCCGTTCAATAAATTAAAATCTTTCTATGTAATATAAATAATAATTTAACAGACTAAGATTATTCTCATAATTTCCACCAAATAGTTTCTTTTTCTTTATACTTTTTAAATCCGCAACATTTTAAAATCCTCTGAGATGCAAAACTATCTGATTCAGTTTCAGCAATTACACTTTTAACGCCATTTTGTTTTAATGCCCACTTGCACATTGCTTTTGCAGCTTCTGTCATATATCCATTATGCTCAAATTCTTTACCTATACCGTAACCAATCTCAACTTCACCATTTTCATTAGGAATATCTTTAAAATCCGCTGAACCTATTACAACCCTATCATCCTTGCGAATTAATAAAAAAAAGCTATGCCACAAATAATTATTAGGGTCTTTTCGAGTTATTTCATACTGTCCCTTTACTATTTCAAGAAAAAATCCTTCCATTGATTCTGCCTTATAGGAACAGTTTAATTCTTTTTCAAGTGCTGGAATATCTTCAACCCATAGTTTTAATTGATCAGTATTTAACGGAATAATCTCCAATCGTTCAGTTTGTATTATCATTTTGTTTCCTCCATTAAAATAAAGTCTTTCATTAAAAAATTTTGTAATACCATTTATCCCTTTTATAGCATTAATATCAGTAATTGCTGAATTACTATTTGTATTATGACTATATACAAGTGGAAATATGTCATGTGAATTCATATGATGAAGTAAAGTACATGCTGTTTCATATGGTTTGTTTATGCTTCCATCTCCCCCACCAACAACAATAACGGCACCTTTTTTAGGCTTTTTAATTGGAATCTCTTTACGAAAGAACTTTCCACAGAAATAAGTTTGAAGCCTACTTCCAACACT encodes:
- a CDS encoding GNAT family N-acetyltransferase gives rise to the protein MKLITLTSSYKTEWESLISEFEENGEKLIPLAMKGHANTFEEFLIEAYKNSKGIDLPDGIVPSDIYFLVDDNSKYLIGAIDIRHYLNEYLLKYGGNIGYGIRPSERKKGYATEMLYLALEECKTKGLSKVLITCFKSNIASANTIIKNGGILENEIAEGGNVKQRYWIQL
- a CDS encoding cysteine hydrolase family protein, producing the protein MVLLVVDTQKLITNENLYKFNKFVSNVEKIIATARQNNIEIIYVRHDDGAENELTKGTEGFEIYEKFIPYKEEKIFDKKVNSAFKDTGLLEYLISKGEKDIIIVGLQTDYCIDATIKCGFEHGFHMIIPAYSNTTVENKFMSAEQTYRYYNEFIWNGRYAECIPLEQALKMMR
- a CDS encoding helix-turn-helix transcriptional regulator, whose amino-acid sequence is MGRNIPIKVARAQLDMTQKQLAEKVGISRQTMNAIEQGDYNPTIKLCRAICRALEKGLDDLFWEEENDE
- a CDS encoding DUF6773 family protein; the encoded protein is MNKRKNKLDEMQEQKLLKIERNGMWVAFWGLFATILIQSSMGKGDTIGESIVFICLAVYTVVACLKNGIWDRKLEPNIKTNIIVSSISGVLCGVTFFISSYLKYEKLLGSIATGIIMLVQVFALAFVVLTVFSSIYKKRVKKIEESCETKSDDAN
- a CDS encoding GNAT family N-acetyltransferase → MKTLIFNGSPRKDGDTVSLINELVKQLNGEYRIVNTYNCKINPCIDCRFCWKNEGCCVNDEMQEIYKYIQECDNILIASPIYFSELTGALLSVGSRLQTYFCGKFFRKEIPIKKPKKGAVIVVGGGDGSINKPYETACTLLHHMNSHDIFPLVYSHNTNSNSAITDINAIKGINGITKFFNERLYFNGGNKMIIQTERLEIIPLNTDQLKLWVEDIPALEKELNCSYKAESMEGFFLEIVKGQYEITRKDPNNYLWHSFFLLIRKDDRVVIGSADFKDIPNENGEVEIGYGIGKEFEHNGYMTEAAKAMCKWALKQNGVKSVIAETESDSFASQRILKCCGFKKYKEKETIWWKL